The Vespa velutina chromosome 2, iVesVel2.1, whole genome shotgun sequence sequence aattaatactgtatgttaatttatttattttaaactaatttaaattaattatctctgATGTGAAGCatgctattatatttttaaaaaaaggagtaagaatgaagataaatatatatttttatatctatcttatggaattgttataaaaatgatatatatcaaGTGAAAGATATTGCTTTTATAGAGGCTgtgtaaagatattaaaaaaaaataattaaaattaaatagttCTTTCAACAAGGGTACTGttagattttataaatgacttgaataatttttatcccctttattaattgtacccaaaaataaatatttaacgacagtattttattatttatttaattatttacttgaaTATTCCATGTTTTCTTACATATTTaacaattcaaataaattgacatgaaatttatacataaaaaggTATACTGAAATATATGtcatatttattgaaaaatctaAGTAACATTACTAAATATCTTCAAATCAAAagttttgttaaaaaagatcTATTGATGTgcaatatacataattattttgtgTATACTATTTTGTGATATATCATCTTAAAGACTTTCAAAAacctaatatttattttggttTTGTAACtcattataatatgtatatataccagaaataaatattaatacgtaaCTCAATATGAAGTGCAAAATACATTCCAATGTTATTTATCTTTTGGCAGTTACAGTCCTTTAGCtagaatagtaataataataattaatattacaaataatatcgatcaacAGATTTTATGCCGTTACTTTGCATTACCGCTGTTTGCTCTTATAATGCAGTATGAATTTGAAATTAGTAtgcatttgaatttttcttatgatttaaaaatagttaagtaatatgttttattattgtaatgatGATAAATTCTTGCAAgtagaataataaatctttggTTATACAGTTCGAGAACACAAATAGCTCATATAGAATGCTGTTAAGAGCACCATGGCATGTATGCGTGTaagatgtatttttttctacatgCAATTAAATAGAACCTTCAATTTCTATTCAACCAAGAAATTGCTTTCAATATGAAATATGCTAAAGTTAGtgtatacaaaattttatctctttgttGCCGTTGTAACATTTCCAATTCAATCGCCATGACTCGACGATTTAATTTTCCCACTTGACGGCGTAAGTGTTGTACTTCTTCATTAGGTGGAAGAGATACATCTACTGAACTGTAGGATGGTGTTTGTTCTCTGAAATATAtagtaaagatatatatacattgtggaacataaaaatataattctatataggcattcacttgttttttttaatttttagtcatatcttcaatttatttatataaaaattgtgtaTACCTTCCACGCCTAACAATCTGTGTTTCTGTATTAAATTGGGGATGTATCCTAGATGAGTCTTTAACTTCAGTAGCAAGTAATGTTGGATCTTCTTCATCAACCGTAGGAAAATAATGATCATCCAGCGTTAAGATTCTTGGTGGTGtcttaaatgaataaagaaatacggatatataatttatattaattattaatttttgccTTTCAtcatagaaatttcttttatatacctGAACTCTAATAATATTTGGCTCAGATGGCATTACAGCATTTTCTAGAGTAATTTCTCTTGGCGGAGCTTTTGTACCAATATGTTGCTCCTGACctgtttaaataatagaaatgaatataaagtaatataattaagtaaaaaaaatatatggaaGTAGTACTTACCTACAACAAGAATCCTATCAGGTACATGCATTTCAAGCTTCTCATTTGAGTTTGCTTGATTCCAAGCAGAACCATTCATTGTTGAAATATCTTCATCTGTATAATCACCACTTACTCTAATACTTTTAGGAactctcattctcttattAACGTCCAAAGTAAAATTGGGATCATAAAAATTGTCAGCTTCTCCATTAAAACGAGCAGGTATATGAGTTTTTGACATTGTCACTGAAAAATAACTACATACAATCATAtacaatttcataatatataatatttaattaagaaaaacatCATCACTTGTATTTATTctgatgatataaataaataaaatcttataataataataaaataaaagaaagcttttttatataaatctaatattttaattaatttccatgCTTAtgtaaataaggaaaagaaatgataagtAGTTTTAAGTACATATAAGGAAGTACAAAGCACAAAGCACAATggtgtatttttaaatatgtcaTCTAATATTTgcgtcatttttattttattaaaataatattttttaaagttaatATCAACTTACACAATGTGATACATCGCATAGAGACATGAATATTAAAGGTTAAACACTTGCTTTATATGttaagtatattttttcaatacgtaaatatataacgaACGACATAACCTTTGATATGATAATCGACAAATTACTTGCGATTCGTATAACAATAAAGGACAaagatacaaatttattttcgttcacATCGACAGGGAAAACTAGTAGGAAATGTAATAAATCATAGTTGAATCGTAgtcaaattaatatacataatgtgtaagtatcaaatataaaagttaCCTTCCTCACCCTTCTGgatcgttaaatataaaacgttCAAATGAAGTCAGTTGCAAGtcattttcgataatattcatTTGCGATTTATCGAAATCGATGTGTATAATCGTTGGACATACCGCGAAAAGTGCGTATTCTTAGTTTAATTCTATAATCCGTTTATATGAAACTATACAAAACTTTAATAGGAATTCTGTTATTTTTACGACAGTGTCTAATTTTCCTGAATTAATAGATTAAtagttcaattaaaattaaatacttaaattatttaataaatttgtcgaaataagtgaaaattattataaagtaaattgacgaataaactattatatgtatttttattttgaatagattctccaagtttttatttcatgatatttataattacatattctGTATAGATATCTTGTGTATATGTTTAATGCaataacaagaaaattttaaaaacaactatgattggaaaataaataaatgtataaatttttccaAGAACAGAATTATgcaattatcatttttcaaagatatttttgaagtaactggaaaataaaatatttttggtataatggaaaaacaagaaaaaatatcgaaatctAAAAAAGATACTTTGGTTATAGATCTAACAACTGATGATGATAAACATATACAAGCATCAACGAACCCTTGCATTTCacaaaccaaaaaaagaaaaatttataaaaataaacgatgtCTAAAggaaatcaaatataaacgtaaatataCTACGCTTCAAGATGTAATAAAGAAAGTTACAATAAAAACCACTTCTAAGCCCATTTCTGAAATTATTCCAAACGCGAATAATAGTGTTATAATTATAGACTCAAGCACTGATAATATTGATGTAGAAGATCCAGTGCCTAGAACGTCAGTAGAAGAAAATGCTAAGAAAGAGATAACTTCTGTGATTCCAGCTATAAATTTGTATGTCAAAAATACTACTCTTTTACATTCTAAACATAAtacagataaaaaagaaattagttcTATAACTCAAACTATAAATTTGCATGGTGAAGATATTACTGTATTACattctaaatataatacagataagaaagaaatagctCCTAAAACTCCaactataaataattctgaagaaaaagaaataaattctgtAACTGAAACTATAAATTTGCATAGTGAAGATATTACTGTATTACATTCTAAATGCAAtacagataaaaaagaaaaaattccaactatatataattctgaagaaaaagaaataagttcTGTAAATCAAACAATAAATTTGGATGTTAAAGATATTGATGTATTACATTCTTGTTATAAAACAGATTTGTGTACTAGTTTTGAACAGATATCTGATAATATTATAGACGTTTTAAGTGAAGATTTCAGTCAATATTTCAAAGACGTAagtatgtttttatattgtgctgtatataaaatgataatacataaaattataactaTTTTTAGCCATTTGACATATCTTTTAAAGAATCaagtaaaaaaattgagaaaagatTATCGAATACTAAAAGTATaaaggatttaaaaaataaatgtcagccaatattgaaaaattctaaaatgtTAAGGAAAGATTTTGTATCTTCCAGTCAATTGAATGTTAATAAGCTAGAAGTACAAATAGATGAAATTAAAGTCACTTCGAACGATATAGATATTTCTCTTGTAATTACTAAAAATTCAAATGGAGAAGCAGTTAGCCGTTTTTATTGGTGGGATGCATATGaggatatatataaacaacagggaattgtttatttatttggaaAAGTTTACATTGATTCCATTAAAACATGCTATTCTTGTTGTctgtcaataaaaaatttaccaaggagaatatatcttttaccaacaaaatatgtatgtaaaatgataaaattctattataaatcaattattaaatataatatattttcatttatatattatagtttagAGATTCATTTGATGACAATCCAAGATCAACTACTATGGAAGATGTATATAATGAATTCAATGAACTTGCAAATAAATTAggtataaaagaatttcaaagtCGACGGGTTTGGAAAAAGTATGTTTTCAAAGAAGATGTACAAGATTATACAGAATATTTGGAAATTCTATATCCAGCAATATATCCAGCTATAGATTCAAATTATACTGGTCTTGctatagataaaattttagaaaCTACTATATCGCCTCTACAATTATTACTTCtggaaagaaatatcaaaggGCCATGTTGGTTAGAGATCAAATATCCTATAAAAGATCCATCTGACATCATTTGGTGCAAAGTAAAagtatgtttttaatatatatagcatAAAATAACTCACacagaatatttaatatatgcataaatgtaaattatatataattttataattatttatattaatatatattattttttaaatttcagcTGATTTGTACAAATATGAAGAATATTTCTGTTAGTGTTGATTCTCCAAAATTGCCATTGCCAACAATGTTAGTTGctacattaaatatttgtacatGTCCAGATAGAGAAACTAAACAGAATCAAATATTCATGGTTGTTATTCTTTTACAAAATGAATACCAGATTGTCAAAGATGTACCAAACCCACCTTTTAAACAAAGTTTTTGCtgtacgtttatttattaaaatgtacatatatacaatatatgtttattatataatttaactaagaaatgtttttatattttctatcagTGATAACTAATCCAAATGATGCTCTATGTCCAAGTGAAGCAGATCAGCTGTTGtctaatatttcaaatactcATGTAATAAGATGTGAAAATGAAAGTATCTTACTGGAACAATTACttcaaataatagaaaaaactGATCCAGATTTATATGTATGCTATGATTGTAGTTATCAATTTGAATCATTATTACATagaatgtttattttaaatatagaaaattggAGTAaacttggaaaaataaaacattctaCATATCCTGTTACTAgggtaaatattataatttatgtttactagaataaagtagagaaaaaattcatatagtatattcttcatttattttaaataatatttaaatttttagataataattaattaatttcaattaataattaggtagtaatgtaagtaagtatataacattatttttttttagcaaaaAACATTTATAGATCGAGCAATATCTGGCCGTCCTAtatgtgatataaaaattgtagcTAAAGAGTTAAAAGTAAAAAGCGGAAGTTTTGATTTACAATCTCTTTGTACAACAGTAggtatcgaaaatatttttacgcgattataaaaatattgttcaattcaaatttatttgaaattttttattataggtattaaacaagaaaagtaataaatccAAGGAAATAAAACCTgaggattattttttatactacACTACAGAGAAAGGGTTAGAAGATCTAATCAAATTCACATTTGCAGACGCATcagatattttatctataacaCTTCAACTTAATATGATTCCGTTTGCAATAGAACTTACATGTATATctggtaaatataataaattgtatgtatataaacaaatatctatatattaaagatattaaaattataaatgtgatTTTACTTaggtaatattttatcaaagataTTAGCAGGAGGCCAAATGGAAAggaatgaatttcttttattgcaTGCTTTTCAGGCAAACGATTATATATTACCAGATTCttcaaaaataaacaaaaacataGAAAGTGGTGAGTTCATCGATAAAGAATTTGTTCATACTCTAATTATATGTtgtaatcatttaattttatattctaatatgaatataaatcacTGAATACAGAGAtatctggaaaaaaaatatcaactcATGAAGGTGGTTTAGTTCTTACTCCAATAAAAGGATTTTATACTAAATTGATCTTATTAATGGattatatctctttatatcctagtataataatagaatataatctATGCTTCAGTACAATACCTGGAGCAGCATACACTGATTATAAggtaaaatttatgaattcgCTGGTTTTATAATGATATGCGTTAagcatttaaaattatatagtattaaatggctaattaaaataatatttaatatataatttgaattaatatgTACAGGATTTAAAAATCCCAGAATCAAATTCAGAACTTGGAGTTATCCCAAAAGAGATACGTAGACTAATTGAatatagaaaacaaataaaaaaattaataacattgtCAGATATTTCACCTATTCAAAAAATGCAATATAATGCAAAGCAAATAGCCTTAAAGCTTATGGCGAACAGTATATATGGTTGTTTAGGTTCACCACATTCCAGATTTTATGCCAAAGGATTAGCTGCTTTAATTACAtgtttgttaaaataataaattattatttaaacaatgtgTGTTTGAcaaagtgaaaaatatatatatataattcttttttagcAAAAGgtagagaaatattattaaatacaaaacatttaattgaaaatatgaaatatgagATCATTTATGGTGATACTGATTCTATAATGATCAAAACTAATCTTCTTGAGTACAATGAAGTTATTTCTATTGGAAATaaggtaattttataaaaatatacataaatcagtgtaattcatttttaatatatttataatttgatattatttaaaaagaaaatttttttgattatattaataaaatagattaaagaagaagtaaacaaattttatagaaatatagtaATAGATATTGATAgtgtatttcaatatttattactttttcaaaaaaagaaatatgcagCACTtgcaatgaaaaaattatcaaatggTCAAATAGAATTATCGCAAATACATAAAGGTATAGAAACAATACGGAAAGATTGGTGTCCAGTATCTGTAGAAGTTGGAAAGTATGTGTACATTTAAATCCTCATAatataactaatatttaaaacagTTATAATGTCAAATACTTTTTAGAGATATACtgaacaatattttttctaatcgaccacatgatatgaaaataaaagcaatttATGAAGTATTGCAAAATGTTTCAAAAACCATTAAAGAGGATCAGATACCTTTATCGTCGTTCATAATATCTAAAGAACTTTCtaaaaatcttaataattatcatgatAAGGGACACCCACATATACAGGTAGCCACAAGATTATACAAAAGATATGGTAAAATATGGAAAGCTGGAGATATTATATCTTATGTGATATGCCAGGtttattctttgtttattacttctaaattatatattcaattaattataagtttgtaattaatgttaattattatagagtGAAACGGATAAATCCATTACAAACAAATCATAccatataaatgaatttaaagaaaataagtctCTAaggattgatattaattattatttaaagaaacagATATTACCTATTGCATTAAGAATTTGTGAACCAATTGCAGAAGTAGATAAGATATTGTTAGCTAAAAGTTTAGGTACTCTAATGATATTTTAAGTACTATGTAAAATTCTGGAGTTTACTGTTAGAAAGAATACGGGTCCAGTAGAACGTTCGAATTTTTTGCTTTAAGTGACTTCATATGACACGTTCTTTCcttattggaaaaaaagatcaaatttattaatccgATACGTAACAAGGAGAGAAAagtgttaaatattatttattaatcgtaatacCCACCTATGTCGACTCGTAGGTAAATTCCTGAATTCtacatagtataatatatttttcaaatcatcaagataattaattttgatttctaTTACTAAATAGGTTTGGATAATGCAAATGAACATAAAGGAATAGCAtgtacattaaataataataaaaaggaaataatgatGACTACAGCCAGATTTAAGCATTGCAAAGCTTTAACATTCAAATGtatcaatgaaaattgtcgaagtgaaattacaattaaaagtGTTATGTCAGAATCTGtgagtaattttattttattttattttattttattttttttttttttttcttttttttttctttttttataaaaaatcataaaaaaaattatttttgcattacatatgattataaaatgattattttaaacttaatagatttatatgttttacatatatattatttattgcagTCTAATGGTTATCAACTTTTTTTGAACACTATatgttctaataataattgtagaaTTCCtttatggaaaaatataaacgttatatCTAATGAATTGGAACTTAATATAAGACAGgccataaatatgtattattccAATGAGTTGAAATGTAAAAACCCTCTATGTTCTAATGTAACCAAAAGGCTtccattatatttctatacaaTGTATCCCAAATGTGATAAATGTAATGAATCTTTTTTATGTAGGAAAGtgagtatatattaatttcgttatcgtaaaaaatactttataaatataaaagaaagaaaatataggaaCTTTGATCTGTTTGTTACAGTATACTGAAACGGACCTATATGATCAAATATGTTTCTATCATGAaatctttgatattaattgtttgcaaaataaatgtaagtatatataagtgtataactattttaagtatttcttttttcttttctttttttttttaaatttgttattaataccAAAGTCGATCTTATTATTCTAGTTTCGCTGGTTAACTATCCAGAGGAAATAATATCAGTATACAACACACTTAGGAATATTGTTAACAAGTATTTGAAATGTAGTTCATATTTAATTGTGAACTTTGATAAAGTTTTTcaaagtaaatttataaaatatacagtGCATGATTCAGattatgatatttctttaaatgatTATGCTCATATGGAGAATAAACAAttgtaaatgtattttattaatatatatatatatatatgtttgtttaaCTTgcgtattttttaatttataaaatatcttctcaaagcttaaatatttattaaaaatcaaattgaatcttataataatataacaaatgttattaatgattggtatataatataaaatatattacaatatatataggGTTTGTGTGCACGCGCGCATAATCCTAAATACAAATAGGCCTCTATGGCTCAGCTCGATGTTCGTGTACATTAACTATTTAActtgttttttataaaaagcatttaatattatcaatttcaaaagatcatctatgtttaaaataatacttaaaaattagtTTTAATAGACATATGAATCATGTAATACATGAATTGTACATATTGTTACGACATTGTgactattttaatataaattgctAAAAAACGATACAAGATATAACGTTAAAGAAGGTTCTATAAAGATggcatttaattttatttacaaatattgatACAACATACGAACTGACCacagataaaattttttccatGTGGTAGTGTACCTTATCATTAGGTTGTCGATTCAATACCTTGCATGAACATATTGCACAATgtattgtttgttttataatttcttatagactttcaatttttattacactTTTGTTGTTTATAAGAAGTGggatgaatatattttcttttttcactagaaaaaattaatatataatatataacaaatgcTACTTAAACCTCTGATGAAATTAACAATCATGCTTttctatatcaataaaattataacaaagtTTTCTGTACACTGCTTGCTACATAATGTTTgcttcaaacatttttttttctttttttttttttaaataactttgttttatattgtaagatttttttttacaattcatTTAACTTatcgtattctttttctatattgtcAGTTGTAATGATCATATAATTGTATacagtaataatttattaatgtgtacaattatattttataactttcaTAAATACATTCATTTGCAGCAGTGATTGcacataagtaaatataataaatttttctttatcccaattcgtacatatatagaatatacaaTAACTGACTCTTCTCAGTTGTAAATAGcaaaatatatacatcatgAGTCatactatctttttttataatataatttaattaaaagagtaAACTACAATACTCTGCAAGCAATTAatgaaatctaataaaattatttatatctaattatttggTTATTACCAAAATGTGatctcttaattatttttattttcatgtaaCATTATATCTGGATATTTTGGAAAGTCAACAGCATCAACaggattttttactttaaaactAGGAAATAGTCCTGTCATACTAGTTCTGGTGTTATACCCTTTGGAATAACCATCCCAATGGTTTCCATAAACTTCAATTAAATCACCGGTCTTCAATTCCAATTCGCCATTCTTTCTTGGTTTATGATCCAAAATAGCTACATGAGGATGTGAATTTTGTCCACCGTAATAGTAAATATCATCCAATGATGCAAACTTATTGTATGCATCTGGGTAATAAGTTTGCATTAATTCATATGCAACTCTACATACTTGTGAACTAAATGTACACACTAGATAATCACATAAGGATAAAAGatgtatatctataattattcCTTGTAAAGATGAATCTGAATAACGTTTTGATACTGATGCTGTTTCAGCTATTTCTGGATCaccaataattttataattaggaTAGCGATTTCTTGCTGTTGTAATTACTTTTGGGTCATCACTAGCCAAAAATACTCGTTTTACATCTGGCTTTGTCTCGAGTTCATCAAAATATTGATCTACCTTAGTCATATATTCATCTATATCATGATATGCTGCTTCAGTACCGACTTTATCGGTTCTACGAACATGAACGCCAACAATAGGTTTTTTGAAACCTAATTTTTCCTTAGCATTATCTAATACTTTTTGCATACTATCCTGAGGCCGCATCAAGTATTTTAACACCTGTCCAACCCACCAAACTAATGGATGGCCATGAAGCTTCTTCAACCTTTCTGCTATATCTGCTGGTACACTGGGAGGTTGAAATTTTGGTTTAGGATAAACATTATCCACGATTGGCAAGGAAATAACTTGCTTAGAAGGATCACCAGGCCAATTAGCATGAGATACACCATTTGTAGATAAACATGTGTCACTAAGAGGTTTAAAAACTGATTCCCAACCTTCTTTACGATATCTCCAGCCTTTTGATTTGATTACAAGCGTTCGTTCCGTTCCATAAGCGACCAAAAAGCAATAAGTGATATGATGTATCTGTAATTAAATCGtttatcacatatatattcaaatactatggttttactttgttttttatcacAACTTACTTGGCAACCAAAACCACAGCCTTTATTTAAACTGCATATTAACTTCTTTGCTTTATTACAATCAGTAGGATTTTGTAGATACctccataaaaaaaatatatattaaatgcatTATAGTTTCagtagaaatatttgaaatagtaTTCTACCTTACCTAAATCGACTTTGAACAAGATCCGATAATTCTTTTGCCTCTTTTTTCCGCCAGTCATTATAACCATCAGCTTTTGTTAATCTATCTAAATCCATAATAAGAGACTTCTTATGTTCCCAAATGTTACTTACGGCATCTtgaacttctttttctttttgttcaagAGTAAATTCATCTATGTGCTTTTTGAATTTTGTTAATTCAGCACTCATGTAATACCTATAAAGCAGTAAAGtaaaaaacattattacaacaatgttaatcaattaaattaaattttttttctcttaaaaataaagtatataccACATTTCCTGtacattatttcttattctacGACGTAATTCTTCATATTCTAATGAAGGTATATTATGTTTAGATCCAACATGCTGATCTAATAGATCATAATAAATTGAAGCTCTATCGGCTCTTTCTTGAACAGAGCCCAAATGATCCCCTTGTATAGATTTTACTCCATCcctaaaaattatattgatttacataatataaaactgttataatataatgtatatatgtatatatatttaatacataccttaatataatattttttagaccGTCATTTTGCTTCTTAAGAATCTCAAAATCATTAATCATTTGTGCTAAACGTTGagcattttctttattcgtagGATTTCCATCTTGTGACGATATGGAATTTGTTTTGAAGACATGTAGAactgatataattaatattaaaagccATGTAGCTAGCAAAGCTATTCCTAATTTCCCTAGCCACCCAGGTCTCCCTGACCAAAATGTTGCCATTCTAAATGATTGGAATGAAAATCTTCCATTTATTGCAT is a genomic window containing:
- the LOC124946669 gene encoding DNA polymerase alpha catalytic subunit-like isoform X3, producing MEKQEKISKSKKDTLVIDLTTDDDKHIQASTNPCISQTKKRKIYKNKRCLKEIKYKRKYTTLQDVIKKVTIKTTSKPISEIIPNANNSVIIIDSSTDNIDVEDPVPRTSVEENAKKEITSVIPAINLYVKNTTLLHSKHNTDKKEISSITQTINLHGEDITVLHSKYNTDKKEIAPKTPTINNSEEKEINSVTETINLHSEDITVLHSKCNTDKKEKIPTIYNSEEKEISSVNQTINLDVKDIDVLHSCYKTDLCTSFEQISDNIIDVLSEDFSQYFKDPFDISFKESSKKIEKRLSNTKSIKDLKNKCQPILKNSKMLRKDFVSSSQLNVNKLEVQIDEIKVTSNDIDISLVITKNSNGEAVSRFYWWDAYEDIYKQQGIVYLFGKVYIDSIKTCYSCCLSIKNLPRRIYLLPTKYFRDSFDDNPRSTTMEDVYNEFNELANKLGIKEFQSRRVWKKYVFKEDVQDYTEYLEILYPAIYPAIDSNYTGLAIDKILETTISPLQLLLLERNIKGPCWLEIKYPIKDPSDIIWCKVKLICTNMKNISVSVDSPKLPLPTMLVATLNICTCPDRETKQNQIFMVVILLQNEYQIVKDVPNPPFKQSFCLITNPNDALCPSEADQLLSNISNTHVIRCENESILLEQLLQIIEKTDPDLYVCYDCSYQFESLLHRMFILNIENWSKLGKIKHSTYPVTRQKTFIDRAISGRPICDIKIVAKELKVKSGSFDLQSLCTTVLNKKSNKSKEIKPEDYFLYYTTEKGLEDLIKFTFADASDILSITLQLNMIPFAIELTCISGNILSKILAGGQMERNEFLLLHAFQANDYILPDSSKINKNIESEISGKKISTHEGGLVLTPIKGFYTKLILLMDYISLYPSIIIEYNLCFSTIPGAAYTDYKDLKIPESNSELGVIPKEIRRLIEYRKQIKKLITLSDISPIQKMQYNAKQIALKLMANSIYGCLGSPHSRFYAKGLAALITSKGREILLNTKHLIENMKYEIIYGDTDSIMIKTNLLEYNEVISIGNKIKEEVNKFYRNIVIDIDSVFQYLLLFQKKKYAALAMKKLSNGQIELSQIHKGIETIRKDWCPVSVEVGKDILNNIFSNRPHDMKIKAIYEVLQNVSKTIKEDQIPLSSFIISKELSKNLNNYHDKGHPHIQSETDKSITNKSYHINEFKENKSLRIDINYYLKKQILPIALRICEPIAEVDKILLAKSLGLDNANEHKGIACTLNNNKKEIMMTTARFKHCKALTFKCINENCRSEITIKSVMSESSNGYQLFLNTICSNNNCRIPLWKNINVISNELELNIRQAINMYYSNELKCKNPLCSNVTKRLPLYFYTMYPKCDKCNESFLCRKYTETDLYDQICFYHEIFDINCLQNKFSLVNYPEEIISVYNTLRNIVNKYLKCSSYLIVNFDKVFQSKFIKYTVHDSDYDISLNDYAHMENKQL
- the LOC124946669 gene encoding DNA polymerase alpha catalytic subunit-like isoform X5 → MEKQEKISKSKKDTLVIDLTTDDDKHIQASTNPCISQTKKRKIYKNKRCLKEIKYKHSSTDNIDVEDPVPRTSVEENAKKEITSVIPAINLYVKNTTLLHSKHNTDKKEISSITQTINLHGEDITVLHSKYNTDKKEIAPKTPTINNSEEKEINSVTETINLHSEDITVLHSKCNTDKKEKIPTIYNSEEKEISSVNQTINLDVKDIDVLHSCYKTDLCTSFEQISDNIIDVLSEDFSQYFKDPFDISFKESSKKIEKRLSNTKSIKDLKNKCQPILKNSKMLRKDFVSSSQLNVNKLEVQIDEIKVTSNDIDISLVITKNSNGEAVSRFYWWDAYEDIYKQQGIVYLFGKVYIDSIKTCYSCCLSIKNLPRRIYLLPTKYFRDSFDDNPRSTTMEDVYNEFNELANKLGIKEFQSRRVWKKYVFKEDVQDYTEYLEILYPAIYPAIDSNYTGLAIDKILETTISPLQLLLLERNIKGPCWLEIKYPIKDPSDIIWCKVKLICTNMKNISVSVDSPKLPLPTMLVATLNICTCPDRETKQNQIFMVVILLQNEYQIVKDVPNPPFKQSFCLITNPNDALCPSEADQLLSNISNTHVIRCENESILLEQLLQIIEKTDPDLYVCYDCSYQFESLLHRMFILNIENWSKLGKIKHSTYPVTRQKTFIDRAISGRPICDIKIVAKELKVKSGSFDLQSLCTTVLNKKSNKSKEIKPEDYFLYYTTEKGLEDLIKFTFADASDILSITLQLNMIPFAIELTCISGNILSKILAGGQMERNEFLLLHAFQANDYILPDSSKINKNIESEISGKKISTHEGGLVLTPIKGFYTKLILLMDYISLYPSIIIEYNLCFSTIPGAAYTDYKDLKIPESNSELGVIPKEIRRLIEYRKQIKKLITLSDISPIQKMQYNAKQIALKLMANSIYGCLGSPHSRFYAKGLAALITSKGREILLNTKHLIENMKYEIIYGDTDSIMIKTNLLEYNEVISIGNKIKEEVNKFYRNIVIDIDSVFQYLLLFQKKKYAALAMKKLSNGQIELSQIHKGIETIRKDWCPVSVEVGKDILNNIFSNRPHDMKIKAIYEVLQNVSKTIKEDQIPLSSFIISKELSKNLNNYHDKGHPHIQVATRLYKRYGKIWKAGDIISYVICQSETDKSITNKSYHINEFKENKSLRIDINYYLKKQILPIALRICEPIAEVDKILLAKSLGLDNANEHKGIACTLNNNKKEIMMTTARFKHCKALTFKCINENCRSEITIKSVMSESSNGYQLFLNTICSNNNCRIPLWKNINVISNELELNIRQAINMYYSNELKCKNPLCSNVTKRLPLYFYTMYPKCDKCNESFLCRKYTETDLYDQICFYHEIFDINCLQNKFSLVNYPEEIISVYNTLRNIVNKYLKCSSYLIVNFDKVFQSKFIKYTVHDSDYDISLNDYAHMENKQL